The Cylindrospermum stagnale PCC 7417 genome segment AGTCCTTGCGAGAACAGCAAACCCAAATTGCCGCAAATACCGAAGATTTATTTTTGGAACTTTTAGAAGTTGCTGATGCCCTGGAAGCCCTGTTAGACTATCTGGAAAATCACCCCGACCCCAGTCCAGAATTTATCGAGCGCTTACCCAGGAACATCGGCGCAGTAAATCGTAAATACCTCAGCGTACTAGGAAAGCGCCAAGTCTTGCCTATAGAATTGCCAGGTGATCAGCCAGATTTTAACTTGTGTCGCGTAGTTGATCGAGAAATCCGCACCGATGTCCCAGACCAAACAATTACTAAAGTTGTCCGTCGCGGGTTTCGTTTAGGTGAGAAAATCCTGCGCCCAGCAGAAGTAGTTACATCTAAATCAGAATAAGCACCGTTGATAGTTTCTATGGCTAGAAGTCA includes the following:
- a CDS encoding nucleotide exchange factor GrpE — protein: MSDSSPTYILSQEQRDLLMQKLGNLQKENVLSQQSLREQQTQIAANTEDLFLELLEVADALEALLDYLENHPDPSPEFIERLPRNIGAVNRKYLSVLGKRQVLPIELPGDQPDFNLCRVVDREIRTDVPDQTITKVVRRGFRLGEKILRPAEVVTSKSE